The Sporosarcina ureae genome includes a region encoding these proteins:
- a CDS encoding ATP-binding cassette domain-containing protein, translating into MPAITLKNVTKSYRSITVLNQLSLEIRENVITGLVGRNGVGKTTLMKMVAGFIKESDGELRVFGERPFNSLKVSANMIFIDDMMGFPDALTLGDLLMECDRFYENWDQELAMRLLEYFKLPLTLNHRVLSKGKRSTFNAVVGIATRCPLTMFDEPITGMDAGARRDFYRALLKDYLAHPRTILLSSHHMEEMEDLLEDILVIDGKSIAFRGPITELQEKFLSLQAKESVLKSYAIRYGVVHRSNAGPMTEWIVDNEHTEAEVDELKQAGIRVSALSASEAYLAMTGQTTGGVDDVYNAMERE; encoded by the coding sequence ATGCCAGCAATTACTTTGAAAAACGTGACGAAAAGCTATCGTTCTATTACAGTACTGAATCAGTTAAGTTTAGAAATCCGTGAGAATGTCATTACGGGATTGGTAGGACGTAATGGTGTGGGGAAAACGACACTTATGAAGATGGTTGCAGGATTCATAAAAGAGTCAGATGGAGAGCTTCGTGTGTTTGGTGAGCGTCCCTTCAACAGCCTTAAGGTTTCTGCTAACATGATTTTCATAGACGATATGATGGGCTTTCCGGATGCGCTAACACTGGGTGATTTACTAATGGAATGTGATCGCTTCTATGAAAATTGGGATCAGGAACTGGCTATGCGTCTACTCGAGTACTTCAAATTACCGCTGACGTTAAACCATCGTGTCCTGTCAAAAGGCAAACGCAGTACATTCAATGCTGTGGTCGGCATTGCTACACGTTGTCCACTAACAATGTTTGATGAGCCGATTACGGGAATGGATGCTGGAGCGCGAAGAGATTTTTACAGGGCGCTGCTGAAAGATTATCTAGCACATCCACGAACAATTCTTTTATCGAGTCACCATATGGAAGAAATGGAGGACTTGCTGGAGGATATTCTGGTGATCGACGGCAAGAGCATTGCTTTTCGTGGTCCGATTACGGAACTGCAGGAAAAGTTCCTGTCACTTCAAGCTAAAGAGAGTGTGCTTAAATCTTATGCGATTCGATATGGGGTCGTTCATCGATCGAATGCGGGTCCGATGACAGAATGGATTGTTGACAATGAGCATACGGAGGCTGAAGTGGATGAGCTGAAGCAGGCTGGTATCCGCGTATCGGCACTATCTGCAAGCGAAGCCTATTTGGCAATGACAGGCCAGACGACAGGAGGGGTAGACGATGTTTACAACGCAATGGAGCGTGAATGA
- a CDS encoding dimethylarginine dimethylaminohydrolase family protein, which produces MGGALPLTANIQKTDTIKCITEYDTLRRVILCPPEFMAIDEVINEVQKRYEDENIDRQRAMRQHAEFEKVLKENGVEVITLPTSEKYPEQVFTRDIGFTIGNEVFIADLATDIRKGEEITLKEWLIAQDIPYQSATDQMEGGDIIVDRDTLYIGISSRTSEEAVNKLEEKLPDHQLKRIPFDGRYLHLDCVFNILSSEKALVFPAAFDQETLHQLADSYQLIEVAEDEQFSLGTNVLSIGNNKVFSLPQNAQVNANLRANGFEVIEVDFSEIIKSGGSFRCCSMPVERG; this is translated from the coding sequence ATGGGAGGCGCGCTGCCATTGACAGCTAATATTCAAAAGACAGATACGATAAAATGTATAACCGAATACGATACGTTGCGCAGAGTCATTTTATGCCCGCCAGAATTCATGGCAATTGACGAAGTTATTAATGAAGTGCAAAAAAGGTATGAAGATGAAAATATTGATAGACAACGTGCGATGAGACAGCACGCAGAGTTCGAGAAAGTTTTGAAGGAAAACGGAGTGGAGGTCATCACGCTACCTACTTCTGAAAAGTATCCTGAACAAGTCTTTACACGAGATATTGGATTCACAATCGGTAATGAAGTGTTTATCGCAGACTTGGCTACAGATATACGAAAAGGAGAAGAAATCACGCTAAAAGAATGGCTGATCGCGCAAGACATTCCCTATCAGTCTGCGACGGATCAAATGGAAGGCGGAGACATTATTGTCGACCGGGATACTCTCTACATCGGCATCAGTAGCCGTACATCCGAGGAAGCGGTTAACAAGCTGGAAGAAAAGCTTCCCGATCATCAACTCAAGCGGATTCCATTTGACGGACGGTACTTGCATTTAGACTGTGTTTTCAATATCCTTTCTTCCGAAAAAGCGCTAGTCTTTCCAGCAGCGTTTGATCAGGAAACACTCCATCAACTGGCAGATTCGTACCAACTGATCGAAGTGGCGGAAGATGAACAGTTTTCGCTAGGTACTAATGTTCTCTCCATTGGTAATAATAAAGTATTCAGCCTTCCACAAAACGCACAAGTGAATGCAAACTTACGCGCAAATGGATTTGAAGTCATAGAAGTCGACTTCTCTGAAATTATTAAATCAGGCGGTTCTTTCAGATGTTGTTCGATGCCTGTAGAACGCGGATAA
- a CDS encoding NAD(P)/FAD-dependent oxidoreductase — MKQNQLLDVTIIGGGPAGLYAAFYSGLREMKTKIIEYQQQLGGKIHVYPEKMIWDIGGITPAPGAQVIERLVDQGLTFDPEVVLNEKIEKIVRTEDKHFALYSSSGTIHYSKTVILATGTGILNPQKIEVEGAERFEVSNLNYTVKSLERFKGKTILISGGGNAAIDWANELQPIAKKIYLTYRKDNLSGHEAQVRQLLESGVVCHFNTNISRFIASEDHSSIERVELQHNEEETVTTIAVDEVIINHGYERDTSLIGDQQLGVELTEHKQIAGTCMSATSIEGMYAAGDVLSHDGKLHLIAGAFQDAANAVNCAKIYIDPKANENGMVSSHNELFKERNRELVKQLI; from the coding sequence ATGAAACAAAATCAGCTACTGGACGTAACGATTATCGGCGGTGGACCTGCGGGGTTATATGCTGCTTTTTATAGTGGATTGCGTGAAATGAAGACGAAAATCATTGAGTATCAACAGCAACTCGGTGGAAAGATCCATGTCTATCCGGAAAAAATGATTTGGGATATCGGCGGTATCACTCCGGCACCAGGGGCACAGGTAATCGAACGGCTTGTGGATCAGGGATTAACATTTGATCCAGAAGTCGTACTCAATGAAAAAATTGAAAAAATCGTAAGGACAGAAGACAAGCATTTTGCATTATATAGCTCATCTGGCACTATTCATTACAGCAAAACTGTTATATTGGCGACCGGTACAGGTATTTTGAATCCGCAGAAGATTGAAGTGGAGGGGGCAGAACGTTTTGAAGTATCGAATTTGAACTACACGGTAAAGTCTTTGGAACGCTTTAAAGGGAAGACTATCCTGATTTCAGGCGGTGGCAATGCAGCGATTGACTGGGCCAATGAGCTGCAACCAATCGCTAAGAAAATATATCTAACCTACCGTAAAGACAATTTAAGCGGACATGAAGCGCAAGTGCGACAACTTTTGGAAAGTGGTGTGGTCTGTCACTTTAATACGAATATATCCCGTTTCATTGCGTCTGAAGATCATAGCTCAATTGAGAGAGTGGAGCTACAACACAATGAAGAAGAAACAGTTACCACGATAGCTGTGGATGAAGTGATCATTAATCACGGTTATGAGCGTGATACTTCGTTAATCGGTGATCAGCAACTTGGTGTTGAACTAACGGAACATAAACAGATTGCGGGTACTTGCATGAGTGCTACGTCCATAGAAGGTATGTATGCGGCAGGGGATGTACTGAGCCACGATGGCAAACTACATTTAATTGCAGGCGCATTTCAAGATGCTGCGAATGCAGTAAACTGCGCCAAAATCTATATTGATCCAAAAGCAAATGAAAATGGTATGGTATCTTCTCATAATGAACTCTTTAAGGAACGAAATCGAGAATTAGTGAAACAGCTTATATAA
- a CDS encoding HTH domain-containing protein, with the protein MKVTIALVGSQEFCRQAKNIILPHNIRVDYYQYDSPFEAPRLLETLKPCHAILFSGSLPYEASAQVLRTISIPTFYIQQNEHTIAVTLLYLASEKNMAIHDISIDIKDRAHIEQILQDLGPLSAMQKPAIHELQSNSDLQAVINFHLEHFRNGKSKMAVTSVHAVYDQLQAAGIPSFRMLDPASNILRAMEHAVQQADLTRSEATKIAVGVLQVHQPEQFPQNTIEILANYLQAQWKEKDSNFFFYTTIGTIEFVLAMKNFIQFCESLHPASTLSFGSGQTIVEASDNAMSALQLGKQATDKGIFMLDEHKKLHGPLPATEPSVAMRLDDPDLLKISEKTTLSPAVISKLTQFDQFRQSTPFTANDLAGYLAVSRRTAERTIKKLMDQQFIDTVGEEMTYSQGRPRALYKMKLDIE; encoded by the coding sequence ATGAAGGTTACCATTGCATTGGTCGGCTCACAAGAGTTTTGTCGGCAAGCAAAGAATATTATATTGCCCCACAATATACGCGTTGATTATTATCAATACGACAGTCCGTTCGAAGCCCCTCGTCTACTAGAGACACTGAAACCTTGTCACGCCATCTTGTTCTCTGGCTCATTGCCTTATGAAGCGTCTGCACAAGTTCTTCGGACTATTTCGATTCCGACATTCTATATCCAGCAAAATGAACATACTATCGCTGTCACTTTATTATACCTTGCTTCGGAAAAGAATATGGCAATTCACGATATTTCTATAGACATAAAAGACAGAGCACATATCGAGCAAATCTTGCAAGATCTCGGTCCTCTTTCTGCCATGCAGAAGCCCGCTATACATGAACTGCAATCCAACAGTGATTTGCAAGCCGTTATAAACTTTCATCTAGAACATTTCAGAAACGGAAAGTCTAAAATGGCAGTGACCAGTGTGCATGCTGTGTACGATCAATTACAAGCGGCAGGCATCCCGTCATTCCGGATGTTGGATCCTGCAAGCAATATTTTACGTGCGATGGAACATGCTGTCCAACAAGCAGATTTGACAAGAAGCGAAGCGACTAAAATCGCTGTAGGTGTACTGCAAGTCCATCAACCCGAGCAATTTCCACAGAACACCATCGAAATATTAGCAAACTACCTACAGGCCCAGTGGAAAGAAAAGGACAGCAATTTCTTTTTTTATACTACTATAGGAACCATCGAATTTGTCTTAGCAATGAAGAACTTCATTCAGTTTTGTGAATCCCTCCATCCGGCATCTACTTTATCTTTTGGGTCAGGGCAAACAATCGTAGAAGCTAGTGACAACGCAATGAGTGCACTGCAACTCGGTAAACAAGCAACAGACAAAGGAATTTTTATGCTAGATGAACATAAGAAGCTACACGGCCCTTTGCCAGCCACAGAACCTTCAGTTGCAATGAGGTTGGATGATCCAGACTTGCTTAAGATCAGTGAAAAGACGACATTGAGCCCAGCCGTCATTTCCAAGCTAACGCAGTTTGATCAATTCAGGCAATCTACACCATTCACCGCTAATGACCTAGCAGGATATTTAGCCGTTTCTAGAAGAACTGCTGAACGTACGATTAAAAAGCTGATGGATCAACAATTTATCGATACTGTTGGTGAAGAAATGACCTACAGCCAAGGCAGACCACGTGCATTGTACAAAATGAAGCTTGATATCGAGTAA
- the nhaC gene encoding Na+/H+ antiporter NhaC: MEERRQNREIGFWWAILPLILMILVMLITVVKLEQGPHMPLIVGTSIAALVAWRHGFTWKEIEEMMYKGIRLALPAVIIIMLVGLVIGSWMGGGIVATMIFYGLKIITPSWFLVAIALICALVSLAIGSSWSTMATIGVAGMGIGLSMGIPAGMVAGAVISGAYFGDKMSPLSDTTNLAAGLTGTDLFDHIKHMLFTTIPGLLIALCVFTFLGRKFGSGEAELSSIAKTSQVMQESFIISPWLLLVPIAVIVMVALKIPAVPALIIGIVLGFISHVTIQGGTFAGALNALQSGFAIETGNKLVDNLFNGGGLDSMMYTVSMTIVAMTFGGILEYSGMLRAIMQQLLKVVKSTSSLIISTIGACVMTNATCSEQYVSIVVPSRMFSKTYKDMGLSSKNLSRALEDGGTLTSVFIPWNTCGVFIFGTLGVSVVEYGPYAILNFVVPLLSIVYALTGFSIEKMTSEEIVEMNEQEAKLELEAQPE, encoded by the coding sequence ATGGAAGAGAGAAGACAAAATAGGGAAATAGGTTTTTGGTGGGCGATCTTACCACTGATATTAATGATCCTAGTAATGCTTATAACTGTGGTAAAGCTAGAGCAAGGTCCGCATATGCCATTGATAGTAGGTACCTCTATTGCAGCACTTGTCGCTTGGCGTCATGGTTTCACCTGGAAAGAGATTGAAGAAATGATGTATAAGGGGATTCGTCTAGCGCTTCCTGCCGTCATTATTATTATGCTCGTTGGTTTAGTAATTGGCTCGTGGATGGGTGGCGGAATTGTTGCTACGATGATATTTTATGGATTGAAAATTATTACGCCATCTTGGTTCCTTGTTGCGATCGCGTTAATATGCGCTCTTGTCTCCTTGGCCATCGGTAGTTCATGGTCTACAATGGCAACAATTGGCGTGGCGGGAATGGGGATTGGCTTAAGTATGGGGATTCCTGCAGGCATGGTCGCAGGTGCTGTTATTTCAGGTGCATATTTCGGTGATAAGATGTCACCACTTTCCGATACGACGAACCTCGCAGCGGGATTAACAGGGACAGACTTATTTGATCATATTAAGCATATGTTGTTTACGACCATACCTGGTTTACTCATCGCATTGTGCGTGTTCACATTCTTAGGAAGAAAATTTGGATCGGGCGAAGCTGAATTGTCTTCGATTGCGAAAACATCGCAAGTCATGCAAGAAAGCTTTATTATTTCCCCTTGGTTATTACTTGTTCCGATAGCTGTCATTGTGATGGTTGCGTTAAAGATTCCTGCGGTTCCCGCGTTAATTATTGGTATTGTTTTAGGATTCATTTCACATGTAACAATTCAAGGTGGTACGTTTGCAGGTGCTCTTAACGCCTTGCAGAGTGGTTTTGCTATTGAGACAGGTAATAAGTTAGTGGATAACTTATTCAATGGCGGTGGGCTCGATAGTATGATGTATACCGTTTCGATGACAATTGTAGCGATGACATTTGGTGGGATTCTCGAGTACTCTGGGATGTTGCGTGCGATTATGCAACAATTGTTGAAGGTAGTGAAATCTACGTCATCCTTGATTATTTCGACGATAGGTGCGTGTGTAATGACCAACGCGACATGTTCTGAACAATATGTTTCGATCGTAGTGCCTTCCAGAATGTTTAGTAAAACATATAAAGATATGGGGCTAAGCTCCAAGAACCTATCACGTGCGCTTGAGGATGGCGGAACTTTGACATCTGTATTCATTCCGTGGAATACGTGTGGGGTATTCATATTCGGTACATTAGGTGTCAGCGTTGTAGAATATGGCCCATATGCAATTTTGAATTTCGTAGTTCCGTTGTTGTCGATTGTATATGCATTGACAGGGTTCTCTATTGAAAAAATGACGTCGGAAGAGATTGTGGAGATGAATGAGCAAGAAGCGAAGTTGGAACTTGAAGCACAGCCCGAATAA
- a CDS encoding mandelate racemase/muconate lactonizing enzyme family protein translates to MKITEIEIFAIRLPLHEPFVISYASYDDMPSIIVKLTTDTGYVGYGEAVADDHVTGESWEGTFAVLRHTLAPILLGENPSRFGKIHEMMDQAIYGVPTAKAALDMACFDAVGKAYGIPAYNLLGGRYHEKFPITHVLSIASPERMAQEAADRVASGYGSLKMKVGTNAAEDVERIQAVRERVGKKIAIRVDVNQGWVNSATTLQAMKQLESCDLDWLEQPVKADDIDAMVEIKSKIATPLMVDEGLRGVREMREIIAKRAADKVNIKLMKCGGMYPAMKLAHMAEMAGIECQVGSMVESSIGSAAGFHVAFSQKSMTSVELTGPLKFSKDVGNLHYDVPFIELNEKPGLGIDVDEQALEELTVRKEKVTL, encoded by the coding sequence ATGAAAATAACTGAAATTGAAATTTTTGCGATTCGATTACCGCTCCATGAACCATTTGTAATAAGCTACGCATCCTATGATGATATGCCCTCTATTATTGTAAAACTAACAACAGACACAGGATACGTAGGGTACGGTGAAGCAGTAGCAGACGACCATGTAACAGGAGAAAGCTGGGAAGGTACATTTGCTGTCCTCCGTCATACACTCGCTCCTATTTTACTTGGGGAAAATCCAAGTCGCTTTGGGAAAATTCATGAAATGATGGATCAAGCAATTTACGGTGTACCTACCGCGAAAGCGGCACTAGACATGGCTTGCTTTGACGCAGTAGGCAAGGCATATGGCATCCCTGCTTATAATTTACTTGGTGGGCGTTATCATGAGAAGTTTCCGATTACGCATGTGTTAAGTATCGCTTCACCTGAACGTATGGCGCAAGAGGCTGCTGATCGTGTGGCTTCGGGCTACGGCTCATTAAAGATGAAGGTCGGTACAAACGCAGCGGAAGATGTCGAGCGAATTCAAGCTGTTCGTGAGCGTGTTGGCAAAAAAATCGCAATCCGAGTGGATGTCAATCAAGGCTGGGTCAATAGCGCGACGACATTACAAGCGATGAAACAATTGGAAAGCTGTGATCTGGATTGGCTTGAGCAACCGGTAAAAGCAGACGACATCGATGCAATGGTAGAAATCAAATCGAAAATCGCGACGCCTTTAATGGTGGATGAGGGATTGCGTGGTGTGCGAGAGATGCGTGAAATCATCGCAAAGCGTGCAGCAGATAAAGTGAATATCAAGCTCATGAAATGCGGAGGGATGTATCCTGCAATGAAGCTTGCACATATGGCAGAAATGGCGGGCATCGAATGTCAGGTAGGATCGATGGTAGAGTCGTCTATTGGATCTGCAGCAGGATTCCATGTGGCATTCTCACAAAAATCGATGACAAGTGTAGAATTGACCGGCCCGTTGAAATTCAGTAAAGACGTCGGTAATTTGCACTATGATGTACCGTTTATTGAACTTAATGAAAAGCCTGGACTTGGTATAGATGTAGATGAGCAAGCGCTAGAAGAGTTGACGGTGCGTAAAGAAAAGGTGACATTATGA
- a CDS encoding GntR family transcriptional regulator — translation MDGEKPIYIQIAEWLETEIIDGTLQADDKVYSQYQLADLFNINPATAGKGLTILLDAELIYKKRGLGTFVSVEAREKLLTKRKNGRLSRLVQELLDEAALLGLQEEQLIELIRAERKERS, via the coding sequence ATGGATGGAGAAAAGCCAATTTATATACAAATTGCAGAATGGTTAGAGACGGAAATTATTGATGGTACGTTACAAGCGGACGATAAAGTGTACTCACAGTATCAACTGGCCGATCTTTTCAATATTAATCCTGCGACTGCGGGGAAGGGGCTGACGATTTTGCTTGATGCGGAACTTATTTACAAGAAAAGGGGCCTTGGCACGTTTGTATCTGTTGAAGCACGTGAGAAACTGCTGACGAAACGGAAAAACGGCAGGTTAAGTCGTCTCGTGCAGGAGCTACTTGATGAAGCTGCATTGCTTGGCCTGCAAGAGGAACAACTCATTGAATTAATTCGGGCAGAGCGAAAGGAGAGGTCATAA
- a CDS encoding MOSC domain-containing protein translates to MSIEPSLRTLSIGMPRILQSANGREFSSAICKQTAKEAFLSVDGFQGDGIADTKHHGGPDRAVCIYPSEHYDFWEKEFSCMLPTSTFGENLTVDGMLEKDICIGDMFTVGDSVIQVTQGRVPCSTISKRTGLPGRMKGMVNTGFTGYLCRVVKEGIVRSDYPITLLQQDPNHVSILYANEVYFQRLKDLEGLKRILEVDALAEEWQHMLTKRLDKLKNI, encoded by the coding sequence TTGAGCATTGAACCATCACTACGAACACTTTCTATTGGGATGCCGCGCATATTACAATCTGCTAATGGCAGAGAATTTTCTAGCGCTATTTGTAAACAGACTGCAAAAGAAGCATTTCTTTCTGTAGATGGTTTTCAAGGGGATGGAATTGCAGACACGAAGCACCACGGCGGTCCCGATCGAGCGGTCTGTATCTACCCAAGTGAACACTATGATTTTTGGGAAAAAGAATTCTCCTGCATGTTGCCCACTTCTACATTTGGAGAAAATCTGACAGTAGACGGGATGCTGGAGAAAGATATATGTATTGGAGATATGTTTACAGTTGGAGATTCAGTGATTCAAGTCACACAAGGTCGAGTACCTTGCAGCACCATTAGTAAGCGCACTGGGTTGCCTGGTCGGATGAAAGGAATGGTCAACACCGGATTCACAGGTTACCTATGCCGTGTTGTTAAAGAAGGAATTGTTCGTTCGGATTATCCGATTACTTTGCTTCAACAAGACCCAAACCACGTCTCCATTCTCTATGCTAATGAAGTATATTTTCAGCGCCTTAAAGATTTGGAAGGATTGAAACGAATTTTGGAGGTCGATGCACTGGCTGAAGAATGGCAACATATGCTGACGAAACGGCTAGATAAACTCAAGAATATCTAA
- a CDS encoding ABC transporter ATP-binding protein — protein sequence MVRLYTENLHVSYDDHLIVKGISVQVPDKRVTAIIGANGCGKSTFLKAVTRLIPHQSGEVILDGGNIVKQRTKQLAQKMAILPQTQEAASGLTVGELVSYGRFPYQNAMGRLTPRDMDVINWALEVTNTTDFKYRQVDALSGGQRQRVWIAMALAQETDIIFLDEPTTYLDMAHQLEVLELLQRLNEEQQRTIVMVLHDLNQAARFADFIIAMKDGEVVRAGMCEEVIRPDILREVFRIDAEIGTDPRTGKPLCITYDLLKGDE from the coding sequence ATGGTTCGCTTGTATACAGAAAATCTACACGTTTCATACGATGATCATCTAATTGTTAAAGGAATATCCGTTCAAGTACCTGATAAGAGAGTGACTGCCATTATCGGAGCAAACGGTTGTGGCAAATCAACCTTTCTAAAGGCCGTTACACGTTTAATTCCACATCAATCAGGAGAAGTCATATTGGATGGTGGAAACATCGTTAAGCAACGGACGAAACAGCTCGCACAAAAGATGGCTATTCTTCCTCAGACACAAGAAGCCGCCAGTGGTTTAACGGTTGGTGAATTGGTCTCCTACGGTAGATTCCCTTACCAGAATGCAATGGGGCGTTTGACGCCGCGTGATATGGATGTCATCAACTGGGCACTCGAAGTCACCAATACGACTGATTTCAAATATCGTCAAGTCGATGCATTATCCGGTGGTCAACGGCAACGCGTTTGGATTGCGATGGCACTTGCCCAGGAAACAGATATCATCTTCCTAGATGAGCCGACTACCTATTTGGATATGGCACATCAACTGGAAGTGCTAGAGCTATTACAAAGGCTTAACGAAGAACAGCAACGCACCATTGTCATGGTGCTTCATGACCTGAATCAAGCAGCACGTTTTGCCGATTTCATCATTGCGATGAAAGATGGAGAAGTTGTACGTGCGGGTATGTGCGAGGAAGTTATAAGACCGGACATACTACGGGAAGTATTTCGAATTGATGCGGAAATCGGAACGGATCCAAGAACGGGAAAACCGTTATGCATTACATATGATTTATTAAAAGGAGACGAATAA
- a CDS encoding GNAT family N-acetyltransferase: MTLQASLSLLTEDQLPEILALQEKIIAALEQPDFLQPLTEAEFVYILRGNGMMAGAFVDNHLIAFRAMLDPGEDEEHLGIDVEVPTHELSSVLYSEISGVDPDYRGHGLQTTLGKWLMEHVERDRYRYICTTVAPFNIPSLKDKFALGLRIKELKLKYGNKLRYILFEDLHEPSYRMTSQQQFILMENTQEQQKLLKEGWIGEYIEKKDDQWFVKYVK, from the coding sequence ATGACGTTGCAAGCATCACTTTCACTTCTAACGGAAGATCAGCTACCCGAAATTCTAGCTCTACAAGAAAAGATCATTGCTGCTCTTGAGCAACCTGACTTCCTTCAACCGCTAACGGAAGCAGAGTTCGTGTATATTCTACGCGGTAATGGGATGATGGCGGGAGCTTTTGTCGATAATCACTTGATTGCGTTCCGTGCTATGTTGGATCCTGGGGAAGACGAAGAGCATTTAGGAATCGATGTGGAAGTGCCAACACATGAATTGTCTAGTGTGCTCTACTCGGAGATTTCAGGTGTGGATCCAGACTATAGAGGGCATGGACTACAAACGACACTCGGTAAATGGTTGATGGAACATGTCGAGAGAGATCGCTATCGCTATATTTGTACAACTGTTGCACCTTTTAATATTCCAAGCTTGAAAGACAAATTTGCACTAGGTTTACGGATCAAAGAACTAAAATTGAAATATGGAAATAAACTGCGCTATATTTTATTCGAAGATCTGCACGAGCCTTCCTATCGGATGACTTCACAACAGCAATTTATTCTAATGGAAAATACCCAAGAGCAGCAAAAGTTGCTGAAAGAAGGTTGGATCGGGGAATATATCGAGAAAAAGGACGACCAATGGTTTGTAAAGTACGTAAAATAA
- a CDS encoding DUF5658 family protein, with protein MNTVKDFPIQQNRLLNAGFLLACLCLLDAVFTDYGLRLGHIEEANLLVAFLYEQSIPLFYVVKLGLPLILLYVVTVSSSGIVVRIALTTALFIYIAVLFMHIFWLIMVAI; from the coding sequence ATGAATACAGTAAAGGACTTTCCTATTCAGCAAAACAGATTATTAAATGCGGGCTTTCTATTAGCTTGCCTATGTTTATTAGATGCCGTTTTCACGGATTATGGTTTACGGCTTGGTCATATAGAAGAAGCCAATCTACTAGTAGCGTTTTTATATGAACAAAGTATTCCTTTGTTCTATGTAGTGAAACTAGGGTTACCTTTGATACTTTTGTATGTCGTGACAGTAAGTTCTTCAGGAATTGTCGTACGTATCGCTTTGACTACTGCATTATTCATTTATATCGCAGTACTGTTCATGCATATCTTTTGGTTGATCATGGTCGCAATCTAA
- a CDS encoding iron-hydroxamate ABC transporter substrate-binding protein, which produces MKKILLPALLLIVLALAACGNKQEEPVEEDTPAKEQGASSTITYESEEGPVEVPADPQRVVVLSSFAGTVHEFGVNLVGVESWSKDNPSFDSFLKDVEEVSDENIEKIIELEPDLIIGLNTIKNIDKLKEIAPTVTYTYGKVDYLTQQIEIGKLLNKEKEATEWVQAFKARAKQAGEDIKAKIGEDTTVSVIEEFDKQIYVFGDNWGRGTEILYQEMKLAMPEKVKKMTEKDGYYALSAEVLPEFAGDYVILSKSDTGDNSFLETETYKNIPAVKNNQVYQVNTAEFSFNDAYTLDNQLDFFIESFLGTK; this is translated from the coding sequence TTGAAGAAAATTCTATTACCTGCCCTTTTGCTTATCGTACTTGCGTTAGCAGCTTGCGGCAATAAACAGGAAGAACCTGTGGAAGAAGATACACCTGCAAAAGAACAAGGAGCAAGCAGCACAATCACTTATGAATCTGAAGAAGGTCCTGTGGAAGTTCCTGCAGATCCGCAGCGTGTTGTAGTGTTGTCAAGTTTTGCTGGTACTGTACATGAATTTGGCGTGAATTTAGTAGGAGTAGAATCTTGGTCAAAAGATAACCCAAGCTTTGATTCATTTCTGAAAGACGTAGAAGAAGTTTCAGATGAAAATATCGAAAAAATCATTGAACTGGAGCCCGATTTAATTATTGGATTGAACACCATTAAGAACATTGATAAATTAAAAGAAATTGCACCTACTGTTACGTATACTTATGGAAAAGTGGACTATTTAACACAACAAATCGAAATCGGTAAGTTATTGAATAAAGAAAAAGAAGCAACAGAATGGGTACAGGCATTTAAGGCACGTGCGAAGCAGGCAGGAGAAGATATTAAAGCCAAAATCGGAGAAGATACAACAGTTTCCGTCATCGAAGAGTTTGACAAGCAAATTTACGTCTTCGGCGATAACTGGGGTAGAGGAACTGAAATCCTATACCAGGAAATGAAATTGGCTATGCCTGAAAAGGTAAAGAAAATGACTGAGAAAGATGGATATTATGCTTTATCTGCAGAAGTCTTGCCCGAATTCGCCGGAGATTATGTCATCTTAAGTAAAAGCGATACCGGAGATAATTCATTCCTGGAAACAGAAACATACAAGAATATTCCTGCCGTCAAAAATAATCAAGTTTATCAAGTAAACACAGCGGAATTCTCTTTCAACGATGCCTATACACTGGATAACCAGCTTGATTTCTTTATTGAAAGTTTTTTAGGAACTAAGTAA